From the Chlamydia ibidis 10-1398/6 genome, the window TGTTCCTGTCGATTATACTGCTGGTAATGTATATAATCTGCAAAAGATATACGAAGATCTCAATGATAAGTTATTTCAGGGCTCTTTGAAGTTAAAGATCGGTTGGTTTGGTCGTCAAAAATCCAGAACTGGTAATAGTTTGGTCTTAGGTTGTTTTCACGAAGAAGAACAATTGGTACGTATCCACCGTTCTTTAGATAGACGTGATGTCCCATTATTTTTTGTAGAGTATGTAATTTATCATGAAATTATACACAGTTTAGTCCCTAGGGAATATTCGTCTTCTGGTAGGACGATGTTTCACGGGAAAAAATTTAAAGAATATGAGCGGCGTTTCCCAATGTATGAGCATGCTATTGCTTGGGAAAAAGAAAACGCTTTTCTGTTATTGCGAGGATATAAATTAGTAGGTAAGGAAGATGGCAGGACATAGTAAGTGGGCCAATACGAAGTATCGTAAGGAACGTGCTGACCACAAAAAGGGTAAGATTTTTTCAAGAACCATTAAAGAACTAAT encodes:
- a CDS encoding SprT-like domain-containing protein — translated: MLSLKSHYQYKQSSSVPVDYTAGNVYNLQKIYEDLNDKLFQGSLKLKIGWFGRQKSRTGNSLVLGCFHEEEQLVRIHRSLDRRDVPLFFVEYVIYHEIIHSLVPREYSSSGRTMFHGKKFKEYERRFPMYEHAIAWEKENAFLLLRGYKLVGKEDGRT